One window from the genome of Garra rufa chromosome 1, GarRuf1.0, whole genome shotgun sequence encodes:
- the LOC141338815 gene encoding uncharacterized protein, protein MNLPWDNLVSILMDSCAVMRGSKNGLEKKIRDRCAPHLLDIDGDSCHYLHNASKKLCCPFERWVESLLSDLHTDHKWSADMKDGLEMEICCIFGIRFSRPECYIPHRWLSVLDVSLETLRMWDALVMFYYAFLSNEDKCTYKDIVNAILQKREVQETGRARIKELWKELGNRSKNFTNEGKMRKVRICKKVLFEDKKTLLELHFYSAVLPMLKHYVLLFQSKDPKVHKLHDEQEKLVREFLSCFIKPEKFINSKGRNLSGPKMMLLDLTSTEAHLAAPFVGSEASSLLDQLGREHPVVKAFKTKVIQAYTSCAGDLQTKLPLDSPTLRTLSCLDPDARGSHHILPHLQKLPNMFPAVKLNELERAGFQHEIHRYASDMTLPQMTEEARVDLWWNIVRKTQRYPALCKLALSALCPFHGPQVESAFSVMSNILQAKAANLSVETYESYQVVKYNLKAMQVSAIQHYSRKTKESPVNVQLCRNVKLSSKRYRALLRDKEELNKRPYNSEKPTAGKKMAKDAIVAAAVSARRSFQKKRLEALKKLATKAKESYKN, encoded by the exons ATGAATCTCCCATGGGATAATCTGGTGTCAATTCTCATGGATTCCTGTGCTGTTATGAGGGGCTCTAAAAATGGCTTGGAAAAGAAGATCAGAGACCGCTGTGCCCCTCATCTCCTCGACATCGATGGTGACTCATGTCACTACCTTCATAATGCCAGCAAGAAATTGTGCTGTCCTTTTGAGCGTTGGGTTGAGTCTTTGCTGTCAGACCTGCACACAGACCACAAATGGTCAGCTGACATGAAAGATGGCCTGGAAATGGAAATTTGCTGCATATTTGGAATCCGTTTCTCGCGGCCAGAGTGCTACATTCCACACCGGTGGCTCTCAGTCTTGGATGTCAGTCTGGAAACATTGCGAATGTGGGATGCACTGGTCATGTTTTACTATGCCTTCCTGAGTAATGAAGATAAGTGTACATACAAGGACATTGTCAATGCCATTCTACAGAAGCGTGAAGTACAGGAAACAGGCAGGGCCCGGATCAAGGAGTTGTGGAAGGAGTTAGGGAACAGGTCCAAGAACTTCACAAACGAGGGGAAGATGAGGAAGGTCAGGATTTGCAAGAAG GTGCTATTTGAGGACAAGAAAACCCTCCTTGAGCTCCATTTCTATTCAGCAGTCCTTCCCATGCTGAAACATTACGTCCTGCTTTTTCAGTCCAAGGACCCAAAGGTTCATAAACTCCATGATGAGCAGGAGAAACTTGTCAGGGAGTTTTTATCTTGCTTCATCAAGCCAGAAAAATTTATTAACAGCAAAGGAAGGAATCTGTCCGGGCCAAAGATGATGTTGCTTGACCTGACATCGACAGAGGCCCATCTTGCAGCACCTTTTGTTGGCTCTGAGGCCTCATCCCTCCTTGACCAACTAGGGAGGGAACACCCTGTGGTGAAGGCTTTCAAAACTAAG GTAATCCAAGCCTACACTAGCTGTGCAGGTGACCTTCAAACAAAGCTACCTCTTGACAGTCCAACCCTAAGGACTCTGTCATGCTTGGACCCAGATGCACGGGGAAGCCATCACATTCTTCCTCATCTCCAGAAGTTGCCGAACATGTTTCCAGCTGTGAAGCTTAATGAACTGGAGAGAGCTGGATTTCAACATGAAATACACAG ATATGCAAGTGACATGACACTACCACAGATGACAGAGGAGGCAAGAGTTGATTTATGGTGGAATATTGTGAGAAAGACTCAGAGGTACCCAGCACTCTGCAAGCTTGCACTGTCTGCGCTGTGCCCATTTCATGGTCCACAGGTGGAATCAGCATTCAGTGTAATGTCCAACATCCTGCAAGCCAAAGCTGCCAACCTAAGTGTTGAGACATACGAGTCCTATCAAGTGGTCAAATACAACCTGAAGGCCATGCAGGTGTCGGCCATTCAGCACTATTCCAGGAAGACAAAGGAGAGTCCTGTTAATGTACAGCTGTGCAGAAATGTAAAACTATCAAGCAAACGATACAGAGCTCTCCTCAGAGATAAAGAAGAACTGAACAAAAGGCCTTATAACTCTGAGAAGCCAACGGCTGGCAAGAAAATGGCAAAAGATGCCATCGTGGCAGCAGCTGTGAGTGCCAGGCGCAGCTTCCAAAAGAAACGTCTAGAGGCTCTAAAAAAGCTTGCTACAAAGGCTAAAGAGTCATACAAAAATTAA
- the LOC141319830 gene encoding uncharacterized protein has product MERQDTSFRKCVPLKERVAIALWKLATGSEYRTVGHLFGVSITTVCRCVQEFTAAAETLLVPEQIRFPDQEKFEEMAAYIENRWGLPQCVGAIDGSHIPILAPQEYHCDYFNRKGWHSIILQGVVDGKGLFWNVFAGLPGSLHDARVLRLSTLWELAGRGNLFPAYTRNIDGVNIGYYILGDSAYPLQSWLIKPFTDTGRLTAEQQIYNKKICRARVVVENAFGRLKGRWRCLMKRNDCDVTNVKSMILTCCALHNLCERHGEDYDNVWDAPAAAEPVVAVAQGVEEEGRDVREGLMRYFNC; this is encoded by the coding sequence ATGGAGAGACAGGACACAAGCTTCCGCAAGTGTGTTCCTCTAAAGGAGAGAGTGGCCATCGCACTATGGAAGCTTGCGACCGGTTCAGAGTACAGAACTGTCGGTCATCTTTTCGGAGTAAGCATAACAACTGTTTGCCGGTGTGTTCAAGAGTTCACTGCTGCTGCAGAAACTTTGTTGGTTCCTGAACAAATTCGTTTCCCAGACCAGGAGAAGTTTGAAGAAATGGCTGCCTACATTGAAAACAGATGGGGGCTCCCGCAGTGTGTTGGTGCAATTGATGGGTCACACATACCCATTTTGGCACCTCAGGAGTACCACTGTGACTATTTCAACCGTAAAGGCTGGCACTCCATCATCCTTCAAGGTGTTGTAGATGGAAAAGGACTGTTCTGGAACGTGTTTGCAGGACTGCCTGGCAGCTTGCACGATGCCCGTGTTTTAAGACTGTCCACATTGTGGGAGTTGGCCGGCCGTGGCAACCTCTTTCCAGCTTACACCAGGAATATAGATGGGGTGAATATTGGCTACTACATTCTTGGAGATTCTGCCTATCCCCTGCAGAGCTGGCTCATAAAACCATTCACTGACACTGGACGGCTGACAGCAGAACAGCAGATCTACAACAAGAAGATATGTCGAGCACGGGTCGTGGTTGAAAACGCATTTGGTAGACTGAAGGGAAGGTGGCGTTGTCTCATGAAAAGAAATGACTGTGATGTTACAAACGTGAAATCTATGATTCTTACTTGCTGTGCTTTGCATAACCTTTGCGAGAGACATGGAGAGGACTATGACAATGTCTGGGATGCACCTGCAGCAGCAGAGCCTGTGGTGGCAGTGGCACAGGGTGTAGAGGAGGAGGGCAGGGATGTACGAGAGGGTCTGATGCGTTACTTTAATTGCtaa